One window of the Chthoniobacterales bacterium genome contains the following:
- a CDS encoding WecB/TagA/CpsF family glycosyltransferase: MSSSPRKIPILGTPVAVVDYASAVEECKRLAGENRPASVAASNTHIISLARQKPGFAGVMRRFDLVLPDGMPLRWALNAQGAGLKDRVYGPYFMEQMVRATPRPWRHFFFGGTPDTLDALVAHLRDVQPGLQVAGTLSPPFRDWTEDDEISFAAQIAAAKPDFVWVALGGERQERWIDANLGRHARGVFFAVGDAFVLLAGQRTFAPAWVQRLGITWAYRLWQEPRRLWRRYARFNTLFIYYSLRDALLGTPEKDRESGRLPSIAFLGSRGVPARYSGFEVVVEELGKRLASKGHPVTVYNRLPNFGNPQPVWEGMRIIGLPTIPTKSLDTIVHTTLSMIDAVRRRYDIIYLCGVGNAILARLARARGMKVIVNVDGADFRRKKWSGFARLWLKKSERWAAKFSDSIIADNATTAERYEKHYGVHPEHLSYGLTMREKPVHCGELERWNVKAGEYFLYVSRLTPENEAELLLRAYREVPDPLPLVIVGSDPYEHAYRRKLGKLATDRVIFTGLRFADSYIELSQNARAFVMPATIEATRLVLLDQLGMGKAIIYHDCAATREVIGDAGIPFGPADPRQSLAAKLAWAKDHPEQCADAGRRALERAKLFCWDAVLERYETIFERISGQD; this comes from the coding sequence ATGAGCAGTTCCCCGCGCAAGATCCCGATTCTCGGCACGCCCGTGGCGGTGGTCGATTACGCCTCGGCCGTAGAGGAGTGCAAGCGGCTGGCCGGCGAAAACCGTCCGGCTTCGGTCGCCGCGAGCAACACGCACATCATTTCGCTCGCGCGCCAAAAACCCGGATTCGCCGGGGTGATGAGACGGTTCGATCTCGTGCTGCCCGACGGCATGCCGCTGCGCTGGGCTCTCAACGCGCAGGGAGCCGGGCTGAAGGACCGCGTTTACGGGCCGTATTTCATGGAGCAAATGGTTCGCGCCACACCTCGCCCGTGGCGGCACTTTTTTTTCGGCGGAACACCGGATACGCTCGATGCACTGGTCGCGCACCTGCGCGATGTGCAGCCCGGACTGCAAGTCGCCGGCACGCTGTCGCCGCCATTCCGCGACTGGACCGAGGATGATGAAATCTCCTTCGCGGCGCAGATCGCCGCGGCCAAGCCGGACTTCGTGTGGGTGGCACTCGGCGGGGAGAGACAGGAGCGCTGGATCGATGCGAACCTCGGGCGGCACGCGCGGGGGGTTTTCTTTGCGGTGGGCGACGCATTCGTGCTGCTTGCCGGGCAACGCACATTCGCACCCGCGTGGGTGCAGCGGCTTGGCATCACTTGGGCTTACCGCCTGTGGCAGGAACCAAGGCGCTTGTGGCGCCGTTATGCACGCTTCAATACACTGTTTATTTACTACAGCCTGCGCGATGCGCTGCTCGGAACACCGGAAAAAGACCGCGAATCCGGGCGTCTCCCCAGCATCGCGTTCCTCGGCTCGCGCGGTGTGCCGGCGCGCTACTCCGGCTTCGAGGTCGTGGTGGAGGAACTCGGCAAACGCCTCGCGTCCAAAGGGCATCCGGTCACCGTCTACAACCGCCTTCCGAACTTCGGCAACCCCCAGCCGGTATGGGAAGGTATGCGCATCATCGGCCTGCCCACCATCCCGACCAAGAGCCTCGACACCATCGTGCATACCACACTTTCGATGATCGATGCCGTGCGCCGCCGCTATGACATCATTTATCTCTGCGGTGTCGGCAACGCGATCCTTGCGCGCTTGGCCCGCGCACGCGGCATGAAAGTCATCGTCAACGTGGATGGAGCCGACTTCCGGCGGAAAAAATGGAGCGGTTTCGCGCGTTTATGGCTGAAAAAGAGCGAGCGATGGGCGGCGAAGTTCTCCGATTCCATCATCGCCGACAACGCGACCACCGCCGAACGATACGAGAAACACTACGGCGTGCATCCGGAGCATTTGTCATACGGACTGACCATGCGCGAAAAGCCCGTGCACTGCGGAGAGCTGGAGCGGTGGAATGTGAAGGCCGGGGAATATTTTCTCTACGTCTCGCGGCTCACCCCCGAGAACGAAGCCGAACTCCTCCTCCGTGCCTACCGCGAAGTTCCGGATCCTCTGCCTCTCGTGATTGTTGGAAGCGACCCCTACGAGCATGCCTACCGGCGCAAACTCGGGAAGCTGGCCACGGATCGCGTCATTTTCACCGGTTTGCGTTTCGCCGATTCCTACATCGAACTCAGCCAGAACGCCCGCGCCTTCGTCATGCCCGCGACAATCGAGGCGACCCGACTTGTTTTGCTCGACCAACTCGGGATGGGAAAAGCGATCATCTATCACGACTGCGCGGCGACGCGCGAAGTAATCGGCGACGCGGGAATTCCATTCGGCCCCGCCGACCCGCGGCAGAGCCTCGCGGCAAAGCTTGCGTGGGCCAAAGATCATCCCGAACAGTGTGCCGACGCAGGTCGCCGAGCCCTCGAACGGGCCAAGCTGTTTTGCTGGGACGCTGTGCTCGAACGCTACGAGACGATCTTCGAACGGATCTCGGGGCAGGACTGA
- a CDS encoding glycosyltransferase — protein MKLSVVTPSLNQGRYLGECLASVRTATATAAPHEVEHIVIDGGSTDGSVDLLRAATDIRWISEKDSGQSDAINKGLTMATGDVLAYLCADDLYEPTAAKRVLDTFAGDDAIDVVYADFFFLEGDSGRKRRKSAAGFSPGALRSRNPLGQPAVWWRRRVYEKFGTFDTSLHYCMDHEYWLRLGTRVRWHYIAEPLAVSRLHSDAKTSRSLPAMWRETARMLTRDGWRPGPWWNAFAMAAWGRHYYLLKRWWFAR, from the coding sequence ATGAAACTTTCCGTCGTCACCCCGTCGCTCAACCAAGGCCGCTACCTCGGGGAATGCCTTGCCTCCGTGCGCACCGCGACGGCAACGGCCGCACCGCATGAGGTCGAGCACATCGTCATCGATGGCGGATCGACCGACGGTTCGGTGGATCTGTTGCGCGCGGCGACGGACATACGATGGATTTCCGAAAAAGACAGCGGGCAATCGGATGCCATCAACAAAGGGCTGACGATGGCGACCGGCGATGTGCTGGCTTATCTGTGCGCAGACGACCTCTACGAACCGACCGCCGCCAAACGCGTCCTGGACACGTTCGCGGGCGACGATGCCATCGATGTCGTTTATGCGGACTTTTTCTTTCTCGAAGGAGATTCCGGACGCAAACGCCGCAAGTCAGCTGCAGGGTTCTCGCCGGGAGCGCTCCGCTCCCGCAATCCCCTCGGACAGCCCGCGGTCTGGTGGCGCCGTCGCGTTTACGAGAAATTCGGCACCTTCGACACATCGCTTCACTACTGCATGGACCACGAATACTGGCTGCGCTTGGGCACGCGTGTGCGTTGGCATTACATTGCGGAGCCGCTCGCCGTGTCGCGTTTGCATTCCGACGCCAAGACCAGCCGCAGCCTGCCCGCGATGTGGCGCGAGACCGCCCGGATGCTCACACGCGACGGCTGGCGTCCCGGTCCATGGTGGAACGCATTCGCCATGGCTGCTTGGGGTCGTCACTACTACCTGTTGAAACGCTGGTGGTTCGCCCGATGA
- a CDS encoding glycosyltransferase family 9 protein, producing MVERIRHGCLGSSLLPVETLVVRPMKPRLLIVELHHLGDAVLSIPFVRGAQKKYEVHVLCRPDTRGIYELLETPPVIHPWEPPWADGQPCSPLGAITAARNQGRSMRDLDFAAAVCVWADARAAILMAETKAKARAGFPMTPGNYYAAELPWRRRRRILGRAIEIFRSITHPRTPLLTHGLERESMRQPHLRCWEQIGEAMGLECNYSVPWLPAKHAQQAPLGNRPVLAFHPHARLPGKQWHPERWKELLATDSVRTNFDLLEIVPPGCNPVEAAEIRRVSTPDTAALIGAVASADVLLCHDSFPAHLAAALGKPVVTIFGSGEPDWFAPWQNRERVVQRRVCPLHPCIDRCGMDRYICVDAVAVADVLQQLEKLVPTR from the coding sequence ATGGTGGAACGCATTCGCCATGGCTGCTTGGGGTCGTCACTACTACCTGTTGAAACGCTGGTGGTTCGCCCGATGAAACCGCGCCTCCTCATCGTCGAATTGCACCATCTGGGCGATGCGGTCCTGAGCATCCCTTTCGTGCGTGGTGCGCAAAAAAAATACGAGGTGCACGTCCTGTGCCGACCCGACACGCGCGGTATTTACGAGCTTCTGGAAACTCCGCCTGTCATTCATCCGTGGGAGCCGCCGTGGGCGGACGGACAACCATGTTCCCCTCTCGGGGCCATCACTGCCGCGCGGAATCAAGGTCGCTCCATGCGCGATCTGGATTTCGCCGCAGCTGTTTGTGTTTGGGCCGACGCACGCGCCGCCATCTTGATGGCGGAAACAAAAGCGAAAGCGCGCGCGGGCTTTCCCATGACCCCGGGCAACTACTACGCCGCCGAACTGCCTTGGCGGCGACGCCGGCGCATCCTCGGACGAGCCATCGAGATCTTCCGGAGTATCACGCATCCCCGCACCCCGCTGCTCACGCACGGCCTTGAACGTGAAAGCATGCGCCAACCGCATCTCCGATGCTGGGAGCAAATCGGCGAGGCTATGGGCTTGGAGTGCAATTACTCGGTTCCTTGGCTTCCGGCCAAACACGCGCAACAAGCGCCGTTGGGGAATCGTCCGGTCCTCGCGTTCCACCCGCATGCCCGCCTGCCCGGCAAGCAATGGCACCCCGAACGATGGAAAGAACTTCTCGCCACGGACTCCGTCCGCACCAATTTCGATTTGCTGGAGATCGTCCCGCCCGGATGCAATCCCGTGGAAGCCGCGGAAATACGCCGGGTCTCGACCCCTGACACCGCCGCGCTCATCGGGGCTGTTGCGTCAGCCGATGTCCTTCTCTGTCACGACTCCTTCCCCGCACATCTCGCCGCCGCGCTGGGCAAACCGGTCGTGACAATCTTTGGTTCGGGCGAGCCGGACTGGTTTGCACCTTGGCAGAACCGCGAGCGTGTGGTTCAACGCCGCGTCTGTCCGCTGCATCCGTGCATCGACCGTTGCGGAATGGACCGCTACATCTGCGTCGATGCCGTTGCGGTGGCCGATGTCCTGCAGCAGCTGGAGAAACTTGTCCCCACGCGATGA
- a CDS encoding NAD(P)-dependent oxidoreductase: MKILLFGAAGLLGRYLVEEFSRHSCEFAALTHKEADITDARRLDALFDRPWDVVINAAAVCDFDACQRDPLGTGLVNRDAPLDIARRCEARGALFVQFSSDYIFAGDGAQPLTEEDAPHPLSVYGDQKAALEKEIPLLCPRSLVLRLSWLYGVGGRTFMSSMPSLLASQPVLRTAAGKKGSCLYAADGALWTRRLIESGATGLFNVVNAGETSWEEFARTCLEIMGSFGLAPACRTIEEIPYEKLGPEWSKRPRYSCLAVDKLASLLPPGPRRWEKALEAFLADWKSFAPAGGV; this comes from the coding sequence ATGAAAATCCTGCTCTTCGGCGCTGCCGGTCTCCTCGGTCGATATTTGGTCGAAGAGTTCTCCAGGCACTCCTGCGAATTCGCCGCGCTGACGCACAAGGAGGCCGACATCACCGACGCGCGTCGCCTCGACGCATTGTTCGACCGGCCCTGGGACGTGGTGATCAACGCAGCGGCTGTTTGTGATTTCGACGCTTGCCAGCGCGATCCGCTCGGCACGGGGCTGGTCAACCGCGACGCACCACTCGACATCGCCCGCCGCTGCGAAGCGCGGGGAGCCCTGTTTGTTCAGTTCAGCTCGGATTACATTTTCGCCGGCGATGGCGCCCAACCGCTCACCGAGGAGGATGCACCGCACCCGCTGTCGGTTTATGGCGACCAGAAAGCCGCGCTGGAGAAGGAAATCCCCCTCCTCTGCCCGCGGAGCCTCGTGCTTCGCCTATCCTGGCTTTACGGTGTCGGCGGCAGGACGTTCATGAGCAGCATGCCGTCCTTGCTCGCTTCGCAACCGGTTTTGCGGACCGCAGCGGGAAAAAAAGGCTCGTGCCTTTACGCGGCTGACGGCGCCCTCTGGACGAGGCGTTTGATCGAATCCGGGGCGACAGGATTGTTCAATGTGGTCAACGCGGGCGAAACGTCATGGGAGGAATTTGCCCGCACCTGCCTCGAAATCATGGGTTCCTTCGGCCTTGCTCCCGCATGCCGAACCATCGAAGAGATACCTTACGAAAAATTGGGGCCAGAATGGTCGAAGCGCCCGCGCTATTCGTGCCTCGCTGTGGACAAACTGGCCTCGCTGCTGCCGCCAGGACCGCGGCGCTGGGAGAAAGCTCTTGAGGCGTTTCTCGCCGATTGGAAATCGTTTGCTCCCGCAGGTGGGGTATGA
- a CDS encoding exosortase/archaeosortase family protein, with amino-acid sequence MNPLPTATNGRISLLPGNIFAAVATVAIFGVLFAWFPYASGYGAMRANMFEFMSFVWKDPEWEHCWLVPLAVIGLVYYRRKSLAALPVEGSLSGLFALCGAFFIYWVGYLADNIYIGYAALIGFVGAVVLWMLGWRWLKALAFPIAFLAFMFPLPFMDNLLAFPLRILMSAVSVGFLNLVGLSCMQSGTAIVSAPDFAAGLVAGQRFAVDVADPCSGIRSLFALMMVSAVYGYVAMDRPWQKWVVFLSSIPLAVAGNFARIIMLTLGTITLGPAKAIGSIEEPTVFHMASGFLVFAVALGGMLLVGAILQRLSKPKEPAAP; translated from the coding sequence ATGAATCCGCTTCCTACGGCCACGAATGGACGCATCTCCTTGCTTCCGGGGAATATTTTTGCAGCGGTGGCGACAGTTGCCATATTTGGTGTCCTCTTTGCATGGTTCCCCTACGCCTCGGGATACGGCGCGATGCGGGCGAACATGTTCGAATTCATGTCCTTCGTCTGGAAGGATCCCGAATGGGAGCATTGCTGGCTGGTGCCGCTAGCTGTCATAGGGCTGGTCTATTACCGGCGGAAGTCGCTCGCTGCATTGCCGGTGGAAGGCTCGCTGTCGGGCCTTTTTGCCTTGTGCGGCGCGTTCTTCATCTACTGGGTCGGATACCTTGCCGACAATATTTACATCGGCTATGCGGCACTGATCGGATTCGTCGGCGCGGTCGTGCTGTGGATGCTCGGATGGCGATGGCTCAAAGCCCTTGCGTTCCCGATAGCCTTTCTGGCGTTCATGTTTCCCCTCCCGTTCATGGACAACCTGCTCGCCTTCCCGCTCCGAATCTTGATGTCGGCGGTCAGCGTCGGATTCCTGAATCTTGTCGGTCTTTCGTGCATGCAGAGCGGAACGGCGATCGTTTCCGCACCGGATTTCGCCGCGGGCTTGGTTGCCGGACAACGTTTCGCGGTCGATGTCGCCGATCCTTGCAGCGGAATACGGTCGCTCTTTGCGCTTATGATGGTCAGCGCGGTTTATGGATATGTCGCCATGGATCGTCCGTGGCAGAAATGGGTCGTCTTCCTTTCTTCCATCCCGCTGGCCGTGGCCGGAAATTTCGCGCGCATCATCATGCTCACGCTGGGAACCATCACGCTCGGACCCGCGAAAGCAATCGGCTCGATCGAGGAACCCACGGTTTTCCACATGGCCTCGGGCTTTCTCGTGTTTGCCGTCGCGCTCGGCGGCATGCTGCTCGTGGGGGCGATCCTGCAGCGCCTTTCCAAACCGAAGGAGCCGGCTGCGCCATGA
- a CDS encoding exosortase-associated EpsI family protein produces MTSSCIPWWRTATLIGLAAVTVLLCRKTSPPQLVPEAGVVMQLPTLVGEFWGTSEPVSPSELAMLPKDTLFEKKIYQDLSGDTLTAQIVLSGGEKRSIHRPEICLPAQGWTIQSGDVIPVTLPTGRVLEVMKLTLVRTIEVAPGQRKTLKSYFLYWFVGKDTTTPRHWVRLAKTNWDMVVKKLQHRWAYVIVSSPVLEGFKPGAKTDAQTLDMLIDFIRQAVPKFQLSEMPEDERPQT; encoded by the coding sequence ATGACTTCGTCATGCATTCCTTGGTGGCGCACGGCCACGCTTATCGGCCTCGCGGCTGTTACAGTATTGTTGTGCCGGAAAACTTCTCCGCCCCAGCTTGTTCCGGAGGCAGGGGTGGTCATGCAATTGCCAACGCTTGTCGGCGAATTCTGGGGAACGAGTGAACCGGTCTCTCCGAGCGAGTTGGCCATGTTGCCCAAGGACACCCTGTTCGAGAAAAAAATTTACCAGGATCTCTCGGGCGACACGCTCACTGCACAGATCGTGCTAAGCGGCGGGGAAAAACGCAGCATTCACCGTCCGGAGATCTGCCTTCCCGCGCAAGGCTGGACGATACAAAGCGGTGATGTGATTCCCGTCACGCTTCCTACCGGACGCGTGCTCGAGGTCATGAAACTGACCCTCGTCCGGACGATCGAAGTGGCCCCTGGTCAGCGCAAAACTCTCAAAAGCTACTTCCTCTACTGGTTTGTCGGCAAAGACACCACGACACCGCGCCACTGGGTGCGCTTGGCCAAAACCAACTGGGACATGGTCGTGAAAAAACTCCAGCACCGCTGGGCCTACGTCATCGTCAGCTCGCCAGTCCTCGAAGGATTCAAGCCCGGCGCCAAAACCGACGCGCAAACGCTCGACATGCTCATCGACTTCATCCGCCAAGCCGTCCCGAAATTCCAGCTCTCGGAAATGCCGGAGGACGAGCGGCCGCAGACCTGA
- a CDS encoding thymidine phosphorylase, whose product MRGMICPTTTGALLAARSGSSTPSSSRRRGILSDGNWMTGPMHIPALIEKKRDGGVLDAREIESLIGGYVRGEVPDYQMAAFAMAVFFRGMNSTETTALTLQMRDSGDVFRWPAGTPPKVDKHSTGGVGDKVSLILAPLLACEGVWVPMVSGRGLGFTGGTLDKLESIPGWRFNLSWPEMLAQLERVGCFITGQTASFCPADKKLYALRDVTGTVASLPLIVASIMSKKLAESLDRLVLDVKFGRGAFMKTREDARRLADAMVAVGREAGVDTHAMLNPMDEPLGCTAGNALEVAECVDVLRGGGPEDLIDLTLALAAKLVSVPMEKLAGRLKDGSAWEKFVAMIQAQGGDAAALGRMREIHRAPVITDVMAPATGKLAKLDALEIGRLCVELGAGRAKADDSVDFAVGVECLRKQGADVVCGERLLRVHSRRPVDAPSVARRVLAIE is encoded by the coding sequence ATGCGCGGCATGATCTGCCCGACGACGACTGGCGCGTTGCTGGCCGCCCGCAGTGGATCCTCGACACCGTCGAGTTCAAGACGGCGTGGCATCCTATCGGATGGTAATTGGATGACCGGGCCGATGCATATTCCGGCTCTCATCGAGAAAAAGCGCGATGGTGGCGTGCTGGACGCGCGGGAGATCGAGTCCTTGATTGGTGGTTATGTGCGTGGGGAAGTGCCGGATTACCAAATGGCGGCGTTTGCCATGGCGGTTTTTTTCCGGGGCATGAATTCGACGGAGACCACCGCGCTCACGTTGCAGATGCGCGATTCGGGAGATGTTTTCCGTTGGCCAGCCGGAACACCGCCCAAAGTGGACAAACACTCGACGGGAGGAGTGGGTGACAAAGTTTCGCTCATCCTCGCGCCCTTGTTGGCCTGCGAAGGCGTCTGGGTCCCGATGGTATCCGGTCGCGGCCTCGGCTTCACCGGCGGCACGTTGGACAAGCTCGAGAGCATCCCCGGTTGGCGCTTCAACCTCTCGTGGCCTGAAATGCTCGCCCAACTCGAGCGCGTGGGATGTTTTATCACCGGCCAGACGGCGAGCTTTTGTCCGGCGGACAAGAAACTTTACGCGCTGCGCGATGTCACGGGAACGGTGGCGTCGTTGCCCCTCATCGTGGCGAGCATCATGTCGAAAAAGCTCGCGGAGTCGCTCGACCGTCTGGTGCTTGACGTGAAATTCGGCCGCGGTGCGTTCATGAAAACGCGCGAGGATGCGCGACGCTTGGCTGACGCCATGGTGGCGGTCGGCCGCGAAGCCGGAGTCGATACGCATGCGATGCTCAATCCGATGGACGAGCCGCTTGGTTGCACCGCGGGCAACGCGCTCGAGGTGGCAGAGTGCGTCGATGTGCTCAGAGGCGGCGGTCCCGAAGATTTGATCGACTTGACGCTCGCGCTCGCCGCCAAGCTTGTGTCCGTGCCCATGGAGAAGCTTGCCGGACGCTTGAAAGACGGCAGCGCGTGGGAGAAGTTCGTGGCAATGATCCAGGCCCAAGGGGGTGATGCTGCGGCCCTGGGGAGAATGCGTGAAATCCACCGCGCGCCGGTGATCACCGATGTCATGGCCCCCGCGACGGGAAAACTCGCAAAGCTCGATGCTCTTGAAATCGGCCGCCTCTGCGTGGAACTCGGTGCCGGGAGGGCGAAGGCCGATGACTCGGTTGATTTCGCCGTCGGCGTGGAATGCCTGCGCAAGCAGGGCGCCGATGTTGTGTGCGGTGAGCGGCTTTTGCGCGTGCACAGTCGTCGGCCCGTCGATGCGCCATCCGTCGCGCGCCGGGTTCTCGCAATCGAGTGA
- a CDS encoding aldehyde dehydrogenase yields the protein MAKAPAAARSGRLPVLKTYKLHVGGAFIRSESGKVVPVVSTDGKHVLAQVCRASRKDFRDAVVAARKAFGKWSNTTPYLRGQILYRAAEMLETRAIEMEQEIVRSTGVRRAAGRREVCDAVELLIHYAGWTDKFTAVFGSVNPVSSPHFNFTYPEGTGVVVLFCPDQPSFVALVHLVAATILTGNTCIAVCSQTAPLPALTFAEILATSDLPGGVVNILSGQRAELAPIAASHMDVNAVVSGCADAALDKILHEGTATNLKRYARHDLPDDDWRVAGRPQWILDTVEFKTAWHPIGW from the coding sequence ATGGCAAAAGCCCCCGCGGCGGCAAGAAGCGGCCGTCTGCCAGTCCTCAAGACCTATAAACTTCACGTCGGGGGCGCATTCATCCGGTCGGAAAGCGGGAAGGTTGTTCCTGTTGTATCGACGGACGGCAAACACGTTCTCGCCCAAGTATGCCGCGCGTCGCGCAAGGATTTCCGCGATGCTGTGGTGGCAGCGCGCAAGGCTTTCGGGAAATGGAGCAACACGACTCCTTATCTTCGGGGGCAGATTTTGTATCGCGCCGCGGAGATGCTCGAGACGCGCGCGATCGAGATGGAACAGGAAATCGTCCGCAGCACCGGCGTCCGCCGCGCCGCTGGCCGGCGCGAGGTATGCGATGCGGTCGAGTTGCTGATCCATTATGCGGGATGGACGGACAAATTCACCGCGGTGTTCGGTTCGGTGAATCCGGTTTCTTCCCCGCATTTCAACTTCACTTATCCCGAGGGAACGGGCGTGGTTGTCCTTTTCTGTCCGGATCAACCGTCCTTCGTTGCTCTTGTCCATCTGGTTGCGGCGACCATCCTCACGGGCAACACGTGCATCGCGGTTTGTTCGCAGACGGCGCCGTTGCCTGCCCTGACCTTTGCCGAGATTTTAGCAACGAGCGATTTGCCCGGGGGGGTAGTGAACATTCTTTCCGGACAACGCGCCGAGCTTGCACCGATTGCCGCGTCGCATATGGATGTGAACGCGGTTGTCAGCGGGTGCGCGGATGCCGCTCTCGACAAAATTTTGCACGAAGGCACAGCAACCAACCTCAAGCGCTATGCGCGGCATGATCTGCCCGACGACGACTGGCGCGTTGCTGGCCGCCCGCAGTGGATCCTCGACACCGTCGAGTTCAAGACGGCGTGGCATCCTATCGGATGGTAA